The following proteins are co-located in the Leptotrichia sp. OH3620_COT-345 genome:
- a CDS encoding DUF4846 domain-containing protein, translating to MEKSLLSDKTVNSEGMTVESRYNPPKGYRRIQTEKGSFAQFLRNQKLKPYGEKALFYNGQAKRSEGIYDSVIDVEIGNRDLHQCADAIMLLRAEYFYSRKEYGKINFNFVSGFNAEYSKWMEGYRINPKGKGNYYKKTASSNTYKDFRNFMNIVFAYSGTISLEKEMKPQTIENIQIGDVFIMGGSPGHAVIILDMAVNNKGEKVFMLAQSYMPAQQTQILVNPDRSMGVWYSLKNKDILVTPEWKFPLNKLRRFQ from the coding sequence ATGGAGAAATCACTGTTATCAGATAAAACTGTAAATTCAGAAGGAATGACAGTAGAAAGCAGATACAATCCACCTAAAGGGTATAGAAGAATACAAACTGAAAAAGGCAGTTTTGCTCAATTTTTGAGAAATCAAAAATTAAAACCTTATGGAGAAAAAGCTTTATTTTATAATGGTCAGGCTAAAAGAAGTGAAGGAATTTATGACAGTGTGATTGATGTTGAAATAGGAAACAGAGATTTACATCAATGTGCAGATGCAATAATGCTTCTTAGAGCGGAATATTTTTATTCGAGAAAAGAATACGGTAAAATAAATTTTAATTTTGTATCAGGATTTAATGCTGAGTATTCAAAATGGATGGAAGGATATAGAATAAACCCTAAAGGAAAAGGAAATTATTATAAAAAAACAGCTTCTTCAAATACTTATAAAGATTTTAGAAATTTTATGAATATAGTATTTGCTTATTCAGGAACCATTTCCCTTGAAAAGGAGATGAAACCCCAAACTATAGAAAATATTCAAATAGGAGATGTTTTTATAATGGGAGGAAGTCCCGGGCATGCGGTGATAATTTTAGACATGGCTGTAAATAACAAAGGGGAAAAGGTTTTTATGTTGGCACAATCTTACATGCCTGCACAACAGACACAGATATTAGTGAATCCTGATAGAAGTATGGGAGTCTGGTATTCTTTGAAAAATAAAGATATTCTTGTTACTCCTGAATGGAAATTTCCTTTAAATAAATTAAGAAGGTTTCAATAA